A single genomic interval of Bacillus smithii harbors:
- a CDS encoding Ig-like domain-containing protein, with product MNKVGDHDTSVTGTADPNNKITVEASGNVIGSDDANKNGRFSVAIPVQKAGTELHVYAEDSVGNKSEETIVTVSDNTAPTKPAVNVVSDRDTVVTGTTEANAKVTVKTGNTILGIGTANQSGQFKVTITKQRAGTTLTVFAEDASGNKSAAVAVNVLDKTPPASPTVNIFGDNQLTITGKAEPGSTVTIYSGNTLLGKATANSLGAFSVLIKSKQKAGTTLIAYATDKAGNKSAGKAFKVADKTAPSIPTANKVTSKSTVITGKAEPGSTVYVYNGNKYIGKAIADSKGNYKIKISKQKKGTTLKIYAKDKAGNQSGVRYVKVQ from the coding sequence GTGAATAAAGTCGGCGATCATGACACGTCTGTGACCGGAACCGCTGATCCAAATAATAAAATAACAGTAGAGGCAAGCGGTAATGTGATTGGTTCTGACGATGCAAATAAAAATGGCCGTTTTTCCGTCGCCATTCCTGTGCAAAAAGCGGGCACTGAATTACATGTATATGCGGAAGATTCGGTGGGAAACAAAAGTGAAGAAACCATTGTAACGGTGAGTGACAACACCGCGCCGACAAAACCGGCAGTCAACGTAGTAAGCGACCGTGATACAGTTGTCACAGGAACAACCGAAGCAAATGCCAAAGTAACCGTAAAAACAGGCAACACAATACTAGGAATTGGTACAGCAAATCAAAGCGGTCAATTTAAAGTAACGATTACGAAACAAAGAGCAGGCACGACCTTAACTGTATTCGCCGAAGACGCGTCCGGCAATAAAAGTGCTGCCGTTGCAGTGAATGTGCTGGATAAAACCCCGCCGGCAAGCCCAACAGTCAATATTTTTGGCGACAACCAATTAACCATAACCGGAAAAGCTGAACCCGGATCAACCGTCACAATCTATTCCGGCAATACCCTACTAGGAAAAGCCACTGCCAATAGTTTAGGAGCCTTTTCAGTTCTTATTAAATCTAAGCAAAAAGCAGGCACAACTTTAATAGCTTATGCCACGGACAAAGCCGGCAACAAAAGTGCAGGCAAGGCTTTTAAAGTAGCAGACAAAACGGCGCCAAGTATTCCAACGGCTAATAAAGTGACATCTAAGTCAACAGTGATTACAGGAAAAGCTGAACCCGGATCAACCGTTTACGTATACAACGGAAATAAATATATCGGCAAGGCCATTGCTGACTCTAAAGGAAATTACAAAATCAAAATATCCAAACAGAAAAAAGGCACGACTTTAAAAATTTATGCGAAAGATAAGGCCGGAAATCAAAGTGGAGTTCGATATGTGAAAGTACAGTAA